Proteins encoded in a region of the Poecilia reticulata strain Guanapo linkage group LG14, Guppy_female_1.0+MT, whole genome shotgun sequence genome:
- the dpf2 gene encoding zinc finger protein ubi-d4 isoform X5, with the protein MAAVVENVVKLLGEQYYRDALEQCHSYNARLCAERSVRMPFLDSQTGVAQSNCYIWMEKRHRGPGMAPGQLYTYPARRWRKKRRSHPPEDPRLIFPPVKSEIDLGLKKDVLLSSDGSSLEALLKGEPLDKRTPADIRGSEEDSNQSDYTGSLNPATRIRKRILEPDDFLDDLDDEDYEEDTPKRRGKGKGKGRGVGSGRKKLDTAALEDRDKPYACDICGKRYKNRPGLSYHYAHSHLAEEEGEEXDDLEMNEPTLPLPEEPKTPKKGPDGLALPNNYCDFCLGDSKTNHKTGQSEELVSCSDCGRSGHPSCLQFTPVMMAAVKTYRWQCIECKCCNMCGTSENDDQLLFCDDCDRGYHMYCLNPPMSEPPEGSWSCHLCLDLLKDKASIYQNQNAPTS; encoded by the exons ATGGCAGCTGTTGTTGAGAATGTTGTCAAACT ATTGGGAGAGCAATACTACAGAGATGCCTTGGAGCAGTGTCACAGCTACAACGCCAGGCTGTGCGCTGAGAGGAGCGTTCGGATGCCGTTCCTGGACTCTCAGACCGGTGTGGCTCAGAGCAACTGCTACATCTGGATGGAGAAGAGACACCGGGGCCCTG GCATGGCTCCAGGTCAGCTCTACACGTACCCAGccaggaggtggaggaagaaaCGGAGATCTCATCCCCCAGAAGACCCGCGCCTCATCTTCCCTCCTGTTAAGTCAG AAATAGATTTGGGGCTGAAGAAGGACGTCCTGCTGTCGTCGGATGGCAGCAGCTTGGAGGCCTTGCTGAAGGGGGAACCTCTGGACAAACGGACCCCGGCGGACATCCGGGGGTCAGAGGAAGACTCCAATCAGAGCGACTACACTGGCAGCCTGAACCCCGCCACCCGGATCAGAAAG AGAATCCTCGAGCCAGACGACTTCCTGGATGACCTGGATGACGAAGACTACGAGGAAGACACGCCTAAAAGAAGAGGCAAAGGGAAAGGGAAG GGTCGAGGAGTGGGTAGCGGCAGGAAGAAGCTGGACACGGCAGCGTTGGAGGACAGGGACAAGCCCTACGCCTGTGACA TCTGTGGGAAGCGCTACAAGAACCGCCCAGGCCTGAGCTACCACTACGCCCACTCCCACCTGGCCGAGGAGGAGGGCGAGGAGAWGGAYGACCTGGAGATGAACGAGCCGACCCTCCCGCTGCCCGAGGAGCCAAAAA CTCCCAAAAAAGGCCCTGACGGTCTTGCGTTGCCTAACAATTACTGCGATTTCTGCTTGGGAGACTCCAAAACCAATCACAAGACGGGCCAATCAGAGGAGCTGGTGTCCTGCTCGGACTGTGGACGCTCCG GCCACCCCTCCTGCCTGCAGTTTACTCCTGTAATGATGGCTGCTGTGAAGACGTATCGCTGGCAGTGCATAGAGTGCAAATGCTGCAACATGTGCGGTACCTCTGAAAATGAT GATCAGCTTCTCTTCTGTGATGACTGCGATCGAGGCTATCACATGTACTGTCTCAACCCGCCGATGTCTGAACCTCCAGAAG GGAGCTGGAGCTGCCATTTATGTCTGGACCTTCTGAAGGACAAGGCGTCCATTTACCAGAATCAGAACGCTCCCACGTCGTGA
- the dpf2 gene encoding zinc finger protein ubi-d4 isoform X4 — protein MAAVVENVVKLLGEQYYRDALEQCHSYNARLCAERSVRMPFLDSQTGVAQSNCYIWMEKRHRGPGMAPGQLYTYPARRWRKKRRSHPPEDPRLIFPPVKSEIDLGLKKDVLLSSDGSSLEALLKGEPLDKRTPADIRGSEEDSNQSDYTGSLNPATRIRKRILEPDDFLDDLDDEDYEEDTPKRRGKGKGKGRGVGSGRKKLDTAALEDRDKPYACDICGKRYKNRPGLSYHYAHSHLAEEEGEEXDDLEMNEPTLPLPEEPKTAPKKGPDGLALPNNYCDFCLGDSKTNHKTGQSEELVSCSDCGRSGHPSCLQFTPVMMAAVKTYRWQCIECKCCNMCGTSENDDQLLFCDDCDRGYHMYCLNPPMSEPPEGSWSCHLCLDLLKDKASIYQNQNAPTS, from the exons ATGGCAGCTGTTGTTGAGAATGTTGTCAAACT ATTGGGAGAGCAATACTACAGAGATGCCTTGGAGCAGTGTCACAGCTACAACGCCAGGCTGTGCGCTGAGAGGAGCGTTCGGATGCCGTTCCTGGACTCTCAGACCGGTGTGGCTCAGAGCAACTGCTACATCTGGATGGAGAAGAGACACCGGGGCCCTG GCATGGCTCCAGGTCAGCTCTACACGTACCCAGccaggaggtggaggaagaaaCGGAGATCTCATCCCCCAGAAGACCCGCGCCTCATCTTCCCTCCTGTTAAGTCAG AAATAGATTTGGGGCTGAAGAAGGACGTCCTGCTGTCGTCGGATGGCAGCAGCTTGGAGGCCTTGCTGAAGGGGGAACCTCTGGACAAACGGACCCCGGCGGACATCCGGGGGTCAGAGGAAGACTCCAATCAGAGCGACTACACTGGCAGCCTGAACCCCGCCACCCGGATCAGAAAG AGAATCCTCGAGCCAGACGACTTCCTGGATGACCTGGATGACGAAGACTACGAGGAAGACACGCCTAAAAGAAGAGGCAAAGGGAAAGGGAAG GGTCGAGGAGTGGGTAGCGGCAGGAAGAAGCTGGACACGGCAGCGTTGGAGGACAGGGACAAGCCCTACGCCTGTGACA TCTGTGGGAAGCGCTACAAGAACCGCCCAGGCCTGAGCTACCACTACGCCCACTCCCACCTGGCCGAGGAGGAGGGCGAGGAGAWGGAYGACCTGGAGATGAACGAGCCGACCCTCCCGCTGCCCGAGGAGCCAAAAA CAGCTCCCAAAAAAGGCCCTGACGGTCTTGCGTTGCCTAACAATTACTGCGATTTCTGCTTGGGAGACTCCAAAACCAATCACAAGACGGGCCAATCAGAGGAGCTGGTGTCCTGCTCGGACTGTGGACGCTCCG GCCACCCCTCCTGCCTGCAGTTTACTCCTGTAATGATGGCTGCTGTGAAGACGTATCGCTGGCAGTGCATAGAGTGCAAATGCTGCAACATGTGCGGTACCTCTGAAAATGAT GATCAGCTTCTCTTCTGTGATGACTGCGATCGAGGCTATCACATGTACTGTCTCAACCCGCCGATGTCTGAACCTCCAGAAG GGAGCTGGAGCTGCCATTTATGTCTGGACCTTCTGAAGGACAAGGCGTCCATTTACCAGAATCAGAACGCTCCCACGTCGTGA
- the dpf2 gene encoding zinc finger protein ubi-d4 isoform X2, with the protein MAAVVENVVKLLGEQYYRDALEQCHSYNARLCAERSVRMPFLDSQTGVAQSNCYIWMEKRHRGPGMAPGQLYTYPARRWRKKRRSHPPEDPRLIFPPVKSEIDLGLKKDVLLSSDGSSLEALLKGEPLDKRTPADIRGSEEDSNQSDYTGSLNPATRIRKRILEPDDFLDDLDDEDYEEDTPKRRGKGKGKGRGVGSGRKKLDTAALEDRDKPYACDNTIKQKHISKPSERVCGKRYKNRPGLSYHYAHSHLAEEEGEEXDDLEMNEPTLPLPEEPKTPKKGPDGLALPNNYCDFCLGDSKTNHKTGQSEELVSCSDCGRSGHPSCLQFTPVMMAAVKTYRWQCIECKCCNMCGTSENDDQLLFCDDCDRGYHMYCLNPPMSEPPEGSWSCHLCLDLLKDKASIYQNQNAPTS; encoded by the exons ATGGCAGCTGTTGTTGAGAATGTTGTCAAACT ATTGGGAGAGCAATACTACAGAGATGCCTTGGAGCAGTGTCACAGCTACAACGCCAGGCTGTGCGCTGAGAGGAGCGTTCGGATGCCGTTCCTGGACTCTCAGACCGGTGTGGCTCAGAGCAACTGCTACATCTGGATGGAGAAGAGACACCGGGGCCCTG GCATGGCTCCAGGTCAGCTCTACACGTACCCAGccaggaggtggaggaagaaaCGGAGATCTCATCCCCCAGAAGACCCGCGCCTCATCTTCCCTCCTGTTAAGTCAG AAATAGATTTGGGGCTGAAGAAGGACGTCCTGCTGTCGTCGGATGGCAGCAGCTTGGAGGCCTTGCTGAAGGGGGAACCTCTGGACAAACGGACCCCGGCGGACATCCGGGGGTCAGAGGAAGACTCCAATCAGAGCGACTACACTGGCAGCCTGAACCCCGCCACCCGGATCAGAAAG AGAATCCTCGAGCCAGACGACTTCCTGGATGACCTGGATGACGAAGACTACGAGGAAGACACGCCTAAAAGAAGAGGCAAAGGGAAAGGGAAG GGTCGAGGAGTGGGTAGCGGCAGGAAGAAGCTGGACACGGCAGCGTTGGAGGACAGGGACAAGCCCTACGCCTGTGACA ACACTATCAAACAAAAGCACATTTCAAAACCTTCTGAAAGAG TCTGTGGGAAGCGCTACAAGAACCGCCCAGGCCTGAGCTACCACTACGCCCACTCCCACCTGGCCGAGGAGGAGGGCGAGGAGAWGGAYGACCTGGAGATGAACGAGCCGACCCTCCCGCTGCCCGAGGAGCCAAAAA CTCCCAAAAAAGGCCCTGACGGTCTTGCGTTGCCTAACAATTACTGCGATTTCTGCTTGGGAGACTCCAAAACCAATCACAAGACGGGCCAATCAGAGGAGCTGGTGTCCTGCTCGGACTGTGGACGCTCCG GCCACCCCTCCTGCCTGCAGTTTACTCCTGTAATGATGGCTGCTGTGAAGACGTATCGCTGGCAGTGCATAGAGTGCAAATGCTGCAACATGTGCGGTACCTCTGAAAATGAT GATCAGCTTCTCTTCTGTGATGACTGCGATCGAGGCTATCACATGTACTGTCTCAACCCGCCGATGTCTGAACCTCCAGAAG GGAGCTGGAGCTGCCATTTATGTCTGGACCTTCTGAAGGACAAGGCGTCCATTTACCAGAATCAGAACGCTCCCACGTCGTGA
- the dpf2 gene encoding zinc finger protein ubi-d4 isoform X3 gives MAAVVENVVKLLGEQYYRDALEQCHSYNARLCAERSVRMPFLDSQTGVAQSNCYIWMEKRHRGPGMAPGQLYTYPARRWRKKRRSHPPEDPRLIFPPVKSEIDLGLKKDVLLSSDGSSLEALLKGEPLDKRTPADIRGSEEDSNQSDYTGSLNPATRIRKRILEPDDFLDDLDDEDYEEDTPKRRGKGKGKGRGVGSGRKKLDTAALEDRDKPYACDNTIKQKHISKPSERVCGKRYKNRPGLSYHYAHSHLAEEEGEEXDDLEMNEPTLPLPEEPKTAPKKGPDGLALPNNYCDFCLGDSKTNHKTGQSEELVSCSDCGRSGHPSCLQFTPVMMAAVKTYRWQCIECKCCNMCGTSENDLLFCDDCDRGYHMYCLNPPMSEPPEGSWSCHLCLDLLKDKASIYQNQNAPTS, from the exons ATGGCAGCTGTTGTTGAGAATGTTGTCAAACT ATTGGGAGAGCAATACTACAGAGATGCCTTGGAGCAGTGTCACAGCTACAACGCCAGGCTGTGCGCTGAGAGGAGCGTTCGGATGCCGTTCCTGGACTCTCAGACCGGTGTGGCTCAGAGCAACTGCTACATCTGGATGGAGAAGAGACACCGGGGCCCTG GCATGGCTCCAGGTCAGCTCTACACGTACCCAGccaggaggtggaggaagaaaCGGAGATCTCATCCCCCAGAAGACCCGCGCCTCATCTTCCCTCCTGTTAAGTCAG AAATAGATTTGGGGCTGAAGAAGGACGTCCTGCTGTCGTCGGATGGCAGCAGCTTGGAGGCCTTGCTGAAGGGGGAACCTCTGGACAAACGGACCCCGGCGGACATCCGGGGGTCAGAGGAAGACTCCAATCAGAGCGACTACACTGGCAGCCTGAACCCCGCCACCCGGATCAGAAAG AGAATCCTCGAGCCAGACGACTTCCTGGATGACCTGGATGACGAAGACTACGAGGAAGACACGCCTAAAAGAAGAGGCAAAGGGAAAGGGAAG GGTCGAGGAGTGGGTAGCGGCAGGAAGAAGCTGGACACGGCAGCGTTGGAGGACAGGGACAAGCCCTACGCCTGTGACA ACACTATCAAACAAAAGCACATTTCAAAACCTTCTGAAAGAG TCTGTGGGAAGCGCTACAAGAACCGCCCAGGCCTGAGCTACCACTACGCCCACTCCCACCTGGCCGAGGAGGAGGGCGAGGAGAWGGAYGACCTGGAGATGAACGAGCCGACCCTCCCGCTGCCCGAGGAGCCAAAAA CAGCTCCCAAAAAAGGCCCTGACGGTCTTGCGTTGCCTAACAATTACTGCGATTTCTGCTTGGGAGACTCCAAAACCAATCACAAGACGGGCCAATCAGAGGAGCTGGTGTCCTGCTCGGACTGTGGACGCTCCG GCCACCCCTCCTGCCTGCAGTTTACTCCTGTAATGATGGCTGCTGTGAAGACGTATCGCTGGCAGTGCATAGAGTGCAAATGCTGCAACATGTGCGGTACCTCTGAAAATGAT CTTCTCTTCTGTGATGACTGCGATCGAGGCTATCACATGTACTGTCTCAACCCGCCGATGTCTGAACCTCCAGAAG GGAGCTGGAGCTGCCATTTATGTCTGGACCTTCTGAAGGACAAGGCGTCCATTTACCAGAATCAGAACGCTCCCACGTCGTGA
- the dpf2 gene encoding zinc finger protein ubi-d4 isoform X1 produces MAAVVENVVKLLGEQYYRDALEQCHSYNARLCAERSVRMPFLDSQTGVAQSNCYIWMEKRHRGPGMAPGQLYTYPARRWRKKRRSHPPEDPRLIFPPVKSEIDLGLKKDVLLSSDGSSLEALLKGEPLDKRTPADIRGSEEDSNQSDYTGSLNPATRIRKRILEPDDFLDDLDDEDYEEDTPKRRGKGKGKGRGVGSGRKKLDTAALEDRDKPYACDNTIKQKHISKPSERVCGKRYKNRPGLSYHYAHSHLAEEEGEEXDDLEMNEPTLPLPEEPKTAPKKGPDGLALPNNYCDFCLGDSKTNHKTGQSEELVSCSDCGRSGHPSCLQFTPVMMAAVKTYRWQCIECKCCNMCGTSENDDQLLFCDDCDRGYHMYCLNPPMSEPPEGSWSCHLCLDLLKDKASIYQNQNAPTS; encoded by the exons ATGGCAGCTGTTGTTGAGAATGTTGTCAAACT ATTGGGAGAGCAATACTACAGAGATGCCTTGGAGCAGTGTCACAGCTACAACGCCAGGCTGTGCGCTGAGAGGAGCGTTCGGATGCCGTTCCTGGACTCTCAGACCGGTGTGGCTCAGAGCAACTGCTACATCTGGATGGAGAAGAGACACCGGGGCCCTG GCATGGCTCCAGGTCAGCTCTACACGTACCCAGccaggaggtggaggaagaaaCGGAGATCTCATCCCCCAGAAGACCCGCGCCTCATCTTCCCTCCTGTTAAGTCAG AAATAGATTTGGGGCTGAAGAAGGACGTCCTGCTGTCGTCGGATGGCAGCAGCTTGGAGGCCTTGCTGAAGGGGGAACCTCTGGACAAACGGACCCCGGCGGACATCCGGGGGTCAGAGGAAGACTCCAATCAGAGCGACTACACTGGCAGCCTGAACCCCGCCACCCGGATCAGAAAG AGAATCCTCGAGCCAGACGACTTCCTGGATGACCTGGATGACGAAGACTACGAGGAAGACACGCCTAAAAGAAGAGGCAAAGGGAAAGGGAAG GGTCGAGGAGTGGGTAGCGGCAGGAAGAAGCTGGACACGGCAGCGTTGGAGGACAGGGACAAGCCCTACGCCTGTGACA ACACTATCAAACAAAAGCACATTTCAAAACCTTCTGAAAGAG TCTGTGGGAAGCGCTACAAGAACCGCCCAGGCCTGAGCTACCACTACGCCCACTCCCACCTGGCCGAGGAGGAGGGCGAGGAGAWGGAYGACCTGGAGATGAACGAGCCGACCCTCCCGCTGCCCGAGGAGCCAAAAA CAGCTCCCAAAAAAGGCCCTGACGGTCTTGCGTTGCCTAACAATTACTGCGATTTCTGCTTGGGAGACTCCAAAACCAATCACAAGACGGGCCAATCAGAGGAGCTGGTGTCCTGCTCGGACTGTGGACGCTCCG GCCACCCCTCCTGCCTGCAGTTTACTCCTGTAATGATGGCTGCTGTGAAGACGTATCGCTGGCAGTGCATAGAGTGCAAATGCTGCAACATGTGCGGTACCTCTGAAAATGAT GATCAGCTTCTCTTCTGTGATGACTGCGATCGAGGCTATCACATGTACTGTCTCAACCCGCCGATGTCTGAACCTCCAGAAG GGAGCTGGAGCTGCCATTTATGTCTGGACCTTCTGAAGGACAAGGCGTCCATTTACCAGAATCAGAACGCTCCCACGTCGTGA